One Alphaproteobacteria bacterium LSUCC0396 genomic region harbors:
- a CDS encoding carboxymuconolactone decarboxylase family protein produces the protein MARLPALDQTQMNKRQIEVYRDIASGPRGNVRGPLAIWLHRPDLADKAQQLGQYCRYDSSLSPRLSELAILTTARIWDAAFEWQAHVPHARAAGVDDAVIDALANDRAPEFAAEDEALVYEFTRELNLERGVSDALYARAIAVLGKDGTVDLVGVLGYYSLISMTIKAFDVDPITAV, from the coding sequence ATGGCTAGACTGCCCGCGCTTGATCAAACCCAGATGAATAAGAGACAAATTGAGGTTTACCGAGATATTGCGTCGGGGCCGCGCGGTAATGTGCGGGGGCCGCTCGCCATATGGCTGCATCGGCCTGACCTTGCCGATAAGGCGCAGCAATTGGGCCAATATTGCCGATATGATTCATCATTATCACCGCGCCTGTCAGAGCTGGCTATTTTAACAACAGCGCGGATATGGGATGCGGCTTTTGAATGGCAAGCGCATGTGCCGCACGCCCGCGCAGCCGGTGTTGACGATGCAGTTATTGACGCGCTGGCTAATGACCGGGCACCTGAATTTGCTGCTGAGGACGAAGCGCTTGTTTATGAATTCACGCGTGAGTTAAATCTCGAACGCGGTGTTTCTGATGCGCTATACGCCCGTGCTATTGCTGTTTTGGGCAAGGATGGAACGGTCGATCTTGTGGGGGTTCTGGGCTATTACAGCCTGATTTCGATGACCATTAAGGCGTTTGATGTTGATCCGATCACCGCGGTCTAG
- a CDS encoding rhodanese-like domain-containing protein yields the protein MSHGLFTSLYEAGKPFALIDCRERRDYVAGHWFGSTNIPLSLFSNRLRFLFKTPDFPVHFLDWQDAASSEAMHQLVAFGFTDITCHKTEKPSEMGRGFVKGEYVWSKAFGEVVAHQIDLPEITPQQYLADYQDAQLFDVRPTAEYQDFTLPNSQSLPNSLLLANVAALKGTGKMSLLHCAGRTRSIIGAFTLMASGYDGPFAVFRGGTQAWQLDGHEREHNANRLFAADYEATDAVAGFLRRWQIPSARVAQDAIAAYAHENQSGLLFDVSDDAATGQPLAHGIIKISGTNLIQQTDRSIARYHVPVTLFDQGSGSRAAFAAFWLRAMGFIVNIVYLDAPLEPTEATNPAISHKGTMHDVVAIAGLDQWQKDGVPLYDFRPSPAFNSGHIANSQWQNISAILGQKPAATSVAIIAACTITGSIICDCLERHGWQIAGLYIWDDGDNEPKTMATGGLELPLDESALFAGRHHGVLADARDYLAWEEDLPAEIDTPIHDLWCALLSSAPKLD from the coding sequence ATGAGCCACGGATTATTCACCAGCCTTTATGAGGCGGGAAAACCCTTTGCCCTAATCGACTGCCGCGAGCGCCGCGATTACGTTGCCGGTCACTGGTTTGGCAGCACCAATATACCGTTATCACTTTTCTCAAATCGTCTTCGCTTTCTCTTTAAAACACCTGATTTTCCGGTGCATTTTCTTGATTGGCAAGATGCAGCAAGCAGTGAGGCCATGCATCAGCTTGTGGCGTTTGGCTTTACCGATATTACCTGCCATAAAACCGAAAAGCCCAGTGAAATGGGACGCGGTTTTGTAAAGGGCGAATATGTCTGGTCAAAGGCGTTTGGCGAGGTTGTGGCGCATCAGATTGACCTGCCTGAGATCACCCCACAGCAATATTTGGCCGATTATCAAGATGCCCAGCTTTTTGATGTTCGCCCAACAGCCGAATATCAGGATTTTACCCTGCCAAATTCCCAGAGCCTGCCAAATAGCCTGCTATTGGCAAATGTCGCCGCGTTGAAAGGCACTGGCAAAATGTCGTTGTTGCATTGTGCTGGGCGCACCAGATCAATTATTGGTGCCTTTACCCTGATGGCATCGGGCTATGATGGACCGTTTGCGGTATTTCGTGGCGGCACACAGGCATGGCAGCTTGACGGCCATGAGCGCGAGCATAATGCCAACCGGCTTTTCGCTGCTGACTATGAGGCAACGGACGCGGTTGCCGGATTTTTACGCCGTTGGCAAATCCCGTCGGCACGTGTCGCGCAAGATGCGATAGCCGCCTATGCTCATGAAAATCAGTCAGGGTTGTTATTTGATGTATCGGATGACGCCGCCACCGGCCAGCCCCTCGCCCACGGCATTATTAAAATTTCCGGCACCAATCTAATTCAGCAAACCGACCGGTCAATTGCGCGTTACCACGTTCCTGTTACGCTGTTTGATCAGGGTTCGGGAAGCCGCGCCGCCTTTGCCGCATTTTGGCTGCGTGCGATGGGGTTTATCGTCAATATTGTTTATCTTGATGCACCGCTAGAACCAACAGAGGCGACAAACCCTGCGATCAGCCATAAAGGCACGATGCATGATGTGGTGGCGATAGCAGGTCTGGATCAATGGCAAAAGGACGGGGTGCCTTTATATGATTTCCGGCCGTCACCAGCGTTTAACAGCGGTCATATTGCAAACAGCCAATGGCAGAATATCAGCGCCATTTTAGGTCAAAAACCGGCCGCAACGTCGGTGGCTATCATTGCGGCCTGCACTATAACTGGCAGTATTATCTGCGATTGTCTTGAACGGCATGGCTGGCAAATCGCTGGTCTTTATATCTGGGATGATGGCGATAATGAGCCAAAAACAATGGCGACAGGCGGGCTTGAACTGCCGCTGGATGAGTCGGCGCTATTTGCCGGACGCCATCATGGTGTTCTAGCGGATGCGCGTGACTATCTGGCATGGGAAGAAGATCTGCCAGCCGAAATCGACACGCCAATTCATGACCTGTGGTGCGCACTTCTTTCAAGCGCACCAAAGCTGGACTAG
- a CDS encoding MFS transporter, which yields MIDRLVMRNVWVSSWVLSLSLFGDALIYVILPVHADAFGVSMVMVGFLLAVNRIIRTFAYGLIVDLAERIGVKNLCLIAAITATLSTAGYGFLDGAVLLTLSRMLWGLSFAALLLVTLTYAAVNPAKTGTRIGISRSVEQVGPLLAMTVGAWFATIVGPRDVFIYLGLATAVCVGLAFLLDGSAQPERVKKPLSRDRIFPRPDSLDMMIFWMGAGIDGVFTVSISIMWAQYVSLETAILFGGSILAARRLSEMLVAPCSGLIADRFGIRLPLTLMILVTIAGFALIGAGQLLAGSVALVLARGALGTLFPAAVARINPENKVKALARNQTWRDVGAAAGPLATGAGLAFVVPEIMHIIVAAAFIIAFAVFVLSPGWKTVTRPVI from the coding sequence ATGATTGACCGATTGGTTATGCGCAATGTTTGGGTTTCATCGTGGGTTTTGTCGCTGTCGCTTTTCGGGGATGCGCTGATTTACGTGATCTTGCCGGTTCATGCTGATGCGTTTGGTGTCAGTATGGTGATGGTCGGGTTTTTGCTCGCGGTCAACCGGATTATCCGCACCTTTGCCTATGGGCTGATTGTGGATTTAGCCGAAAGAATTGGGGTGAAAAACCTGTGTTTAATTGCGGCGATAACCGCCACCTTATCCACGGCGGGTTATGGTTTTCTTGATGGTGCGGTTTTATTGACCTTGTCGCGGATGCTGTGGGGATTATCCTTTGCGGCATTGTTACTTGTGACATTGACCTATGCGGCAGTTAATCCGGCAAAAACCGGCACGCGCATTGGCATCAGCCGTTCGGTTGAACAGGTTGGGCCCTTGTTGGCGATGACGGTGGGGGCATGGTTTGCAACGATTGTCGGGCCGCGCGATGTGTTTATATATCTTGGACTGGCCACTGCCGTTTGTGTGGGGCTGGCCTTCTTGCTTGATGGGTCTGCTCAGCCGGAACGGGTTAAAAAGCCGCTATCGCGTGACCGTATTTTTCCGCGGCCGGATAGTTTGGATATGATGATTTTCTGGATGGGCGCGGGGATTGACGGCGTTTTTACCGTGTCGATTTCGATTATGTGGGCGCAATATGTATCACTTGAGACTGCCATTTTGTTTGGTGGCAGTATTCTTGCGGCGCGGCGGCTAAGCGAAATGCTGGTGGCGCCCTGTTCGGGATTGATTGCCGACCGGTTTGGTATAAGGCTACCGCTGACATTGATGATCCTCGTGACGATTGCCGGATTTGCGTTAATCGGTGCCGGGCAGTTACTGGCTGGATCAGTGGCTCTGGTACTGGCCCGCGGTGCCCTAGGCACCCTGTTTCCGGCAGCGGTGGCACGGATTAACCCGGAAAACAAGGTGAAAGCACTGGCACGAAACCAGACATGGCGCGATGTTGGCGCAGCCGCCGGGCCACTCGCCACCGGTGCCGGCCTTGCCTTTGTTGTGCCTGAAATAATGCATATCATTGTTGCAGCGGCGTTTATCATCGCATTCGCCGTGTTTGTTCTGTCACCCGGTTGGAAAACAGTAACGCGGCCGGTCATTTGA
- a CDS encoding DMT family transporter yields MTRAILTIIAAIFSFSLMGVAVRILTADYSIFQISFTRNFFGFLPILLLLAYSKQMAALKTPFSRHEWMICAMRGGVVSLAQLFLFTAYSKLEFATVATLAFSGPFFVTALSVPLLGARVGFWRWSAVVMGFSGVVMIMQPGTSIFSLFSIFPVLAALCYATSSTIVKLFPADRLSGVIQFRSQIFAVLFSLLLWLGFGEFVPIASAGDLGLFIGLGLLGGAGVLGLVVAYRMSQPSLLAPFEYFGIPFSLFLGWWFFAEAPLDRLFPGVLAIVAGGLVIIWRQARAKPDAGA; encoded by the coding sequence TTGACGCGCGCAATCCTGACCATCATCGCAGCAATATTTTCATTCTCGTTAATGGGGGTTGCTGTGCGTATTCTGACCGCGGATTATTCGATCTTTCAGATTTCCTTTACGCGCAATTTCTTCGGGTTTTTGCCGATCCTGCTGCTGCTGGCCTACAGCAAACAGATGGCGGCACTTAAAACGCCGTTCAGCCGACATGAATGGATGATCTGTGCGATGCGCGGCGGCGTGGTGTCCTTGGCGCAGCTGTTCCTTTTTACAGCTTATAGCAAGTTGGAATTTGCCACTGTTGCCACCTTGGCATTTTCTGGGCCATTTTTTGTTACCGCCTTATCGGTGCCGCTGCTTGGGGCTAGGGTTGGGTTCTGGCGTTGGTCGGCCGTGGTCATGGGGTTCTCGGGCGTTGTTATGATTATGCAGCCAGGTACAAGTATTTTTTCATTATTTTCGATTTTTCCGGTGCTGGCGGCGTTATGCTATGCGACCTCAAGTACAATTGTTAAACTCTTTCCAGCAGATCGTTTGTCTGGCGTGATCCAATTTCGATCGCAGATTTTTGCAGTGCTATTTTCACTATTATTATGGCTCGGTTTTGGCGAGTTCGTACCCATTGCCTCGGCGGGTGATCTGGGGCTGTTTATAGGGCTTGGCCTGTTGGGCGGTGCTGGTGTCCTTGGGCTTGTCGTGGCCTATCGGATGTCACAGCCCAGCCTCTTGGCCCCTTTTGAATATTTTGGGATTCCTTTTTCGCTGTTTCTGGGCTGGTGGTTTTTTGCTGAGGCGCCACTTGACCGCCTGTTTCCCGGCGTTTTGGCGATTGTCGCTGGTGGTTTGGTGATTATCTGGCGTCAGGCACGGGCAAAACCCGATGCGGGGGCCTAG
- a CDS encoding 4-oxalomesaconate tautomerase: MSNQTAIPFIQMRGGSSKGIYFHLADLPQDRPTRDNVLKWVMGAYGDPRQVDGLGGADPLTSKIAIVSVSQRDDSDIDYSFIQALVGEDGLDDTPNCGNILSGIGAFAVETGLIKPVGDQANIRVYMTNSGNRCLLQFPLKNGLPVYHGDAHIDGVMGTSAPVICNYEDLQGSACGSLFPTGNHRDEFDGVQVTCIDNGMPVVCLRASDFDIIGNETPEQLNANETLKSRLEAIRLQAGLAMGLGDVSGKAVPKMSLVSTPLAGGTVNTRTFIPKHCHKAIGVLGAVSVASAALYQDSAIHDLATLPDGLVKDITIEHPSGKFDVQLSLKTQDDKTQGNKTRDDEMQIERAGLLRTTRMLARGEVYVPSSVWDGNGAAM; this comes from the coding sequence ATGTCAAACCAAACAGCAATTCCTTTCATCCAGATGCGTGGCGGTAGCTCGAAAGGGATCTATTTCCACCTTGCCGACCTACCGCAAGATAGACCCACCCGTGATAATGTACTGAAATGGGTGATGGGCGCCTATGGCGACCCTCGTCAGGTTGATGGCCTTGGCGGGGCTGATCCGCTAACCTCGAAAATCGCGATTGTGTCAGTTTCACAGCGTGATGACAGTGATATCGACTATAGCTTTATCCAAGCACTTGTCGGCGAGGACGGGCTAGATGACACCCCGAATTGCGGCAACATCCTGTCCGGTATCGGCGCCTTTGCTGTTGAAACCGGATTAATCAAGCCGGTTGGCGATCAGGCCAATATCCGCGTTTATATGACCAATAGTGGTAATCGCTGTCTATTACAATTCCCGCTGAAAAATGGCCTGCCGGTCTATCATGGCGATGCGCATATTGATGGGGTGATGGGCACATCTGCACCCGTTATATGCAATTATGAGGATTTGCAGGGATCGGCCTGTGGCAGCCTGTTCCCAACCGGCAATCACCGGGACGAATTTGACGGCGTGCAGGTCACTTGCATTGATAATGGTATGCCGGTTGTCTGTTTACGCGCCAGTGATTTCGATATTATAGGCAACGAAACACCAGAACAGCTCAATGCGAATGAAACGCTTAAATCACGCCTCGAGGCGATCCGGCTGCAGGCTGGATTGGCGATGGGACTTGGCGACGTGTCAGGCAAGGCTGTGCCAAAAATGAGCCTTGTCTCAACGCCACTGGCCGGAGGTACGGTGAACACGCGAACCTTCATTCCAAAACATTGTCATAAAGCCATTGGCGTGCTTGGAGCGGTTTCGGTTGCCAGTGCCGCCCTCTACCAAGATAGCGCAATCCATGACCTTGCCACCCTGCCCGACGGTTTGGTGAAAGATATAACAATTGAGCATCCATCGGGCAAATTCGATGTGCAGCTGAGCCTCAAAACCCAAGATGACAAAACCCAAGGTAACAAAACCCGAGATGATGAAATGCAGATCGAGCGCGCGGGCTTGCTGCGCACCACGCGGATGCTGGCCCGCGGCGAGGTCTATGTGCCATCTTCGGTCTGGGACGGCAATGGGGCGGCAATGTGA
- a CDS encoding CynX/NimT family MFS transporter: MPASSPSFAHDLRLTIIILFCGTLSGINIAKLAPTITELSTSFGLSLSQIGLLASVFTIIMVIAGSLIGGIVRGAGNKRILIAALVVACIGNAISLSGGSVISLFIGRAIEGISLIALTLTAPSLLTQHTDPVNRGWVMGTWGGFMPLGNGMAIIAAPYLIDKGGWQLVWQVGLGFSVLVCLLGRLFIPDDKAPVRRQFDLAALKLAVKLPLLAFIGLSFAFHSLVYQTLIQFMPLISQSLGGFSLIQGAMITGLFCVFNFAGNLITGQALQRGIAPSQIARLVFSTVAILLVLLVVFSQFTGLLFLLLVLTGLVTGGSAPIFFYLVSRSNDDPQNLPVFVAWVFQIQGLGMLVGPAFISRVVETTNSWNIGLLCLIPACLAIVAMSGRLVLPVTSANKA, translated from the coding sequence ATGCCAGCGTCCTCCCCATCTTTTGCGCATGATTTGCGGCTGACCATCATCATTTTATTTTGTGGCACGCTTAGTGGCATCAACATTGCCAAACTAGCCCCGACAATTACCGAATTATCAACAAGCTTTGGCCTTAGCCTGTCGCAGATCGGGCTGCTGGCGTCAGTCTTTACCATTATTATGGTGATTGCCGGATCATTGATTGGCGGCATCGTGCGCGGTGCTGGAAACAAACGTATTTTGATTGCTGCCTTGGTTGTTGCTTGTATTGGCAATGCCATCAGCCTGTCTGGTGGTTCGGTGATTAGCCTTTTTATCGGCCGTGCGATTGAGGGGATTAGCCTGATTGCCCTGACGCTAACCGCCCCCAGCCTGTTGACCCAACATACAGATCCGGTTAACCGCGGCTGGGTTATGGGCACATGGGGCGGGTTCATGCCGCTTGGTAACGGAATGGCGATCATTGCTGCGCCCTATCTCATAGATAAAGGGGGCTGGCAGTTGGTCTGGCAAGTCGGGCTTGGGTTTTCGGTTCTTGTCTGTTTGCTTGGGCGGCTGTTTATTCCGGATGATAAGGCGCCAGTCAGACGTCAATTTGATCTTGCCGCATTAAAGCTGGCGGTCAAATTGCCATTACTTGCTTTTATCGGACTTAGCTTTGCGTTTCATTCGCTGGTTTATCAGACATTGATCCAGTTCATGCCATTGATATCACAGTCGCTTGGCGGGTTTAGCCTTATCCAAGGGGCAATGATCACTGGCTTGTTTTGCGTATTTAATTTTGCTGGCAATCTGATAACTGGACAGGCGTTGCAGCGGGGTATTGCGCCTTCACAAATCGCCAGATTGGTTTTTTCAACGGTGGCAATATTGCTGGTTTTACTGGTTGTATTTAGCCAGTTCACAGGCTTGCTGTTTCTGCTCTTAGTGCTGACGGGTCTGGTTACCGGAGGGTCAGCACCGATTTTTTTCTATCTCGTCAGCCGGTCAAATGATGACCCCCAAAATTTACCGGTATTTGTTGCGTGGGTGTTTCAGATTCAAGGCCTTGGTATGCTTGTCGGACCTGCCTTTATCAGCCGTGTGGTTGAAACTACGAATAGCTGGAATATTGGCCTATTGTGCCTGATACCGGCCTGTCTTGCGATTGTTGCAATGTCGGGGCGGCTCGTACTTCCCGTCACATCGGCCAACAAGGCGTAA